A single genomic interval of Polaribacter vadi harbors:
- the hemN gene encoding oxygen-independent coproporphyrinogen III oxidase, translating to MMKSLIQKYNISGPRYTSYPTVPFWDAATFSKEKWIESFKKSFIKSNEKEGISLYIHLPFCESLCTFCACHKHITKRHEVEEEYIQTVLKEWQLYVNLVDETPIVKELHLGGGTPTFFSKEQLQILMDGLFKIAKKHPEAEFSFEGHPNNTTKDQLQTLYNCGFERVSFGVQDYNLKVQEAIHRVQPFEAVEQVTKWAREIGYTSVSHDLIFGLPHQTKENVIYSINKTKELQPDRISFYSYAHVPWVKGVGQRGFNEDDLPKDEEKRHLYEIGKELFAELGYEEIGMDHFALKSDSLYKATINKTLHRNFMGYTSSKTQLMVGLGMSSISDSWYGFAQNVKTVKEYQQLVNKGEISVFRGHILSEEDTVIRKHILNMMCHFKTSWDTKETQIKNIDTHLALLKELEEDGLVQIEKSSLSIPEKARPFIRNICMAFDVHLLSKKPTTKLFSQTI from the coding sequence ATAATGAAATCATTAATTCAAAAATACAATATTTCAGGACCAAGATATACGAGTTATCCAACTGTTCCTTTTTGGGATGCTGCAACTTTTAGCAAAGAAAAATGGATTGAAAGTTTTAAGAAATCATTTATAAAATCAAACGAAAAAGAAGGTATCAGTTTATACATTCATTTACCTTTTTGCGAGAGTCTGTGTACGTTTTGTGCTTGTCATAAACACATTACGAAAAGACACGAAGTTGAAGAAGAATACATACAAACCGTTTTAAAAGAATGGCAGTTATATGTTAATTTAGTTGATGAAACACCTATCGTTAAAGAATTACATTTAGGTGGAGGAACTCCTACTTTTTTCTCAAAAGAGCAATTACAAATTTTAATGGACGGACTTTTTAAAATAGCAAAAAAGCATCCAGAAGCTGAATTTAGCTTCGAAGGTCATCCAAATAATACAACTAAAGACCAATTGCAAACTTTGTACAATTGTGGCTTTGAAAGAGTAAGTTTTGGTGTGCAAGATTATAACTTAAAAGTACAAGAAGCAATTCATAGAGTACAACCTTTTGAAGCTGTTGAACAAGTTACAAAATGGGCAAGAGAAATTGGCTATACATCTGTGAGTCACGATTTAATTTTCGGACTTCCTCATCAAACCAAAGAAAACGTAATTTATAGCATTAACAAAACAAAAGAATTACAACCAGATAGAATTTCATTTTACAGTTATGCTCATGTGCCTTGGGTAAAAGGAGTTGGGCAAAGAGGTTTTAATGAAGATGATTTGCCAAAAGACGAAGAAAAAAGGCATTTGTATGAAATTGGTAAAGAGTTGTTTGCAGAATTAGGTTATGAAGAAATTGGCATGGATCATTTTGCATTAAAATCGGATAGTTTGTATAAAGCAACCATCAACAAGACATTGCATAGAAATTTTATGGGATACACATCAAGCAAAACACAATTAATGGTTGGTTTGGGCATGTCATCAATTTCTGATTCCTGGTATGGTTTTGCACAAAATGTTAAAACAGTTAAAGAATATCAGCAACTTGTAAATAAAGGTGAAATCTCTGTTTTTAGAGGTCATATTTTATCAGAAGAAGATACAGTCATTAGAAAACACATTTTGAATATGATGTGTCATTTTAAGACTTCTTGGGATACAAAAGAAACTCAAATAAAAAATATTGATACACATTTAGCATTATTAAAAGAATTAGAAGAAGATGGTTTGGTTCAAATAGAAAAATCATCCTTATCAATACCAGAAAAGGCAAGACCTTTTATCAGAAATATCTGTATGGCTTTTGATGTGCATTTATTATCAAAAAAACCAACCACAAAATTATTTTCACAAACTATATAA
- a CDS encoding heavy metal translocating P-type ATPase translates to MNTIQCYHCGDSCNDTSINVEEKSFCCNGCKTVYEIFSENDLTCYYDFQENPGAIPTEIQGKYDFLDNKTILDKLLDFNDDATQIVTLYIPHIHCSSCIWVLENLHKLNSKITTSQVDFPKKTVRITYNSSTISLKEIVLLLSSIGYEPYISLEDYEAGKKKVNRSLIYKLGVAGFAFGNVMFLSFPEYFEVDGFWIEEYKNIFRWLMFFFSLPVVFYAGKDYFISAYKGLRSKILNIDVPIALGILVLFVRSSVEIIFDLGTGFFDSLTGLVFFLLLGKYFQQKTYNFLSFERDYKSYFPIAVTRILANNKEENVQIYDVEKGDRLLIRNQELIPVDGILINGNAQIDYSFVTGEAVPVAKKSGDKLFAGGKQLSGIIEMEVLTSVSQSYLTQLWSNDVFAKDKSSTFKTLTDNISKNFTIFVLSGAFLSTSFWLFYDASKALNVFTAVLIIACPCAIALAAPFTLGNLLRIFGKQKFYLKNATVIEQLAGINSIIFDKTGTLTTNKESTISYNGIALNQQEKRILKSALRASNHPLSRNLYNTFADLETLEITNYDEVVGNGIKAKYKETSLKLGAAFFVKNENEKSSLDTAVHISFNDVYKGKFTFKNSYRKEVVALLNSLKNDYDLAVVSGDNEGERDYLKENLPKNTNLLFNQKPNDKLNVIAKLQQEHKKVVMVGDGLNDAGALAQSDVGIALSENINVFSPACDAILDASQFHKIGTFLQASKKAITIIKYCFILSLCYNLIGLYFATTGQLKPVIAAILMPLSSISVVVFTTVATNLLGKKINR, encoded by the coding sequence ATGAATACGATACAGTGCTATCATTGTGGAGATTCTTGTAATGATACTAGTATAAATGTTGAGGAAAAAAGTTTCTGTTGCAATGGTTGTAAAACTGTTTATGAAATTTTTTCTGAAAACGATTTAACTTGTTATTACGATTTTCAAGAAAATCCAGGAGCAATTCCAACAGAAATTCAAGGAAAATACGATTTTCTTGACAACAAAACTATCCTCGATAAATTATTAGATTTTAATGATGATGCTACACAAATTGTAACATTATATATTCCTCATATTCATTGTAGTTCTTGTATTTGGGTGTTAGAAAATTTGCATAAATTAAATTCAAAAATAACAACATCACAAGTAGATTTCCCTAAAAAAACAGTAAGAATAACATACAATTCTAGCACTATTTCACTAAAAGAAATTGTGCTTTTATTAAGTTCAATTGGTTACGAACCTTATATAAGTTTAGAAGATTATGAAGCTGGCAAAAAGAAAGTTAACAGAAGTTTAATTTATAAACTTGGTGTAGCAGGTTTCGCGTTTGGAAATGTTATGTTCCTATCTTTTCCAGAATATTTTGAAGTTGATGGTTTTTGGATAGAGGAATACAAAAATATATTTCGATGGTTGATGTTTTTCTTCTCTTTACCTGTTGTTTTTTACGCTGGTAAAGATTATTTTATATCTGCTTATAAAGGTTTGCGTTCAAAAATTTTAAATATTGATGTGCCAATTGCCTTGGGTATTTTGGTATTGTTTGTTAGAAGTTCTGTAGAAATTATTTTCGATTTAGGAACTGGTTTTTTTGATAGTTTAACAGGCTTGGTTTTCTTTTTATTGTTAGGAAAGTATTTTCAACAAAAAACTTACAACTTCTTATCTTTTGAAAGGGATTATAAATCGTATTTTCCAATTGCAGTAACTCGAATTTTAGCGAACAATAAAGAAGAAAATGTTCAGATTTACGATGTAGAAAAAGGCGATAGATTATTAATAAGAAATCAAGAATTAATTCCTGTAGATGGTATTTTAATCAACGGAAATGCACAAATAGATTACAGTTTTGTTACTGGAGAAGCTGTGCCAGTTGCCAAAAAATCTGGAGATAAATTATTTGCTGGAGGCAAACAGTTATCAGGAATTATAGAAATGGAAGTTTTAACTTCTGTTTCTCAGAGTTATTTAACACAACTTTGGAGTAACGATGTTTTCGCAAAAGATAAATCATCCACCTTTAAAACACTAACAGATAACATCAGTAAAAATTTTACCATTTTTGTGTTATCAGGCGCATTTTTATCTACGTCATTTTGGCTATTTTATGATGCTAGCAAAGCCTTAAATGTTTTTACAGCAGTTTTAATTATTGCTTGTCCTTGTGCAATTGCATTGGCAGCACCATTTACTTTAGGGAATTTATTACGCATTTTTGGAAAGCAAAAATTCTATTTAAAAAATGCCACAGTTATCGAGCAATTAGCAGGAATAAATTCTATTATTTTTGATAAAACAGGTACACTTACCACCAATAAAGAAAGCACTATTTCTTACAATGGAATTGCTTTAAATCAACAAGAAAAAAGGATTTTAAAAAGTGCTTTACGAGCTTCCAATCATCCATTAAGTAGAAATTTATACAACACTTTTGCAGATTTAGAAACCTTAGAAATAACAAATTATGATGAAGTTGTTGGGAATGGAATCAAAGCAAAATATAAGGAAACTTCCCTAAAATTAGGCGCTGCTTTTTTTGTGAAGAATGAAAACGAAAAAAGCTCTTTAGATACAGCTGTTCATATCAGTTTTAATGATGTTTATAAAGGGAAATTTACTTTTAAAAATTCATACAGAAAAGAGGTTGTTGCACTTTTAAACTCTCTAAAAAACGATTATGATTTGGCAGTTGTTTCTGGCGATAATGAAGGCGAAAGAGATTATTTAAAAGAAAATTTACCTAAAAACACAAATTTATTATTCAATCAAAAACCCAATGATAAATTAAATGTTATTGCAAAATTACAACAAGAACATAAAAAAGTTGTGATGGTTGGAGATGGTTTAAATGATGCTGGAGCTTTAGCACAAAGTGATGTTGGGATTGCTTTATCAGAAAATATAAATGTGTTTTCTCCTGCTTGTGATGCTATTTTAGATGCTTCACAATTTCATAAAATAGGAACGTTTTTACAAGCTTCAAAAAAAGCGATTACAATTATAAAATACTGTTTTATACTTTCTTTATGTTACAATTTAATAGGATTATACTTTGCAACAACAGGTCAGTTAAAACCAGTAATAGCAGCAATTTTAATGCCTTTAAGCTCTATAAGTGTGGTTGTTTTTACAACAGTTGCCACTAATTTATTAGGAAAAAAAATAAATAGATAA
- a CDS encoding BamA/TamA family outer membrane protein, whose protein sequence is MKNIQTKISLFFLVILLYSCSINKFIPEGKRLYTGAKIKIDADSSVQKVNKLKENLLTVVSPKPNTKFLGMHLGLYYYYKNQKENTSFINRWLYKKIGQEPVYQEDVELLDVEDILRNRLENNGFFYSTVVSSFNEKEKRASATYTLKVPKPYKMANYKIDSMISPIYKDIKKATLTSPFQEDMRFDLNNLKLERQRLDLELKKMGYYNFNPNFLIFEADTNQYTNKKFDLFLKLKANVPKKSTVPYTLKTINVYPNYNLKDSTTTKAIKFDSINYYQDEIFFKPEFLDEFITLKKGSNYNPITSKNTARRLSSIGAYKYVNIQYKELDSTITGNEGNLEANIFLSPLTKRALRAELQAVTKSNNFAGPTLGLTFSNRNLFKGGETLNISSTIGYETQVSGGDNSGLSSLELGLKSELIFPRVISPFSFREDFFEYSIPKTKTSLSATYLSRSELYTLLSGTALFGYVWNANKYITYEFNPISVNYTRLSNTTPEFEQILEDNPFLKRSFDQQFISGLTFAFTYNEMVSSSKTHQFYVNSTLDVAGNSISLFDKESSTSTSKEFLGLEYAQYAKADVDFRYHFNFGRNKEQKIATRLFAGYGLAYGNSDVVPFVKQYFSGGPYSVRAFNIRSLGPGTYADTTSEDNSSFFDRTGNIRLEANIEYRFPIYSFFKGAVFADAGNVWNSFANPSFNGQDKFTSNFINELGMGAGVGLRIDVQGFVIRFDLAAPFHDPGLPEGERLDFRFDEPVLNFAIGYSF, encoded by the coding sequence ATGAAAAATATACAAACTAAAATCAGTTTATTTTTTTTAGTAATACTGTTATATTCTTGCAGTATTAATAAATTTATTCCTGAAGGTAAACGTTTATATACAGGCGCAAAAATTAAGATTGATGCAGATTCATCTGTACAAAAAGTAAATAAACTAAAAGAAAATTTATTAACTGTTGTATCTCCTAAACCAAATACCAAATTTTTAGGAATGCATTTGGGTTTGTATTATTACTATAAAAATCAGAAAGAAAACACCAGTTTTATTAATAGATGGTTGTATAAGAAAATTGGTCAAGAGCCTGTTTATCAAGAAGATGTTGAGCTGTTAGATGTAGAAGATATTTTAAGAAATCGATTAGAAAATAACGGTTTTTTTTACAGCACTGTAGTTTCTTCTTTTAATGAAAAAGAAAAAAGAGCTTCAGCAACCTATACTTTAAAAGTACCAAAACCTTATAAAATGGCAAATTATAAGATTGATAGTATGATTTCTCCAATTTATAAAGATATTAAAAAAGCCACTTTAACATCTCCTTTTCAAGAAGATATGCGTTTCGATTTAAATAACTTGAAATTAGAACGTCAACGTTTAGACCTTGAGTTAAAGAAAATGGGGTATTATAATTTTAATCCTAATTTTTTAATTTTTGAAGCAGATACCAATCAATATACAAATAAAAAGTTTGATTTATTTTTAAAATTAAAAGCAAACGTGCCTAAAAAATCTACTGTTCCTTATACTTTAAAAACAATTAATGTATATCCTAATTACAATTTAAAAGATTCCACAACTACAAAGGCTATTAAATTCGATTCTATAAATTATTATCAAGATGAAATATTTTTTAAACCTGAATTTTTAGACGAATTTATCACTTTAAAAAAAGGAAGTAATTACAACCCAATAACCTCTAAAAACACTGCAAGACGTTTGTCTTCAATTGGTGCTTATAAATATGTGAACATTCAATATAAAGAATTAGATTCTACCATAACTGGTAATGAAGGGAATCTGGAAGCAAACATTTTTTTATCGCCTTTAACAAAAAGAGCGCTTCGTGCAGAATTGCAAGCAGTTACAAAATCTAATAATTTTGCAGGGCCAACTTTAGGCTTAACTTTTAGTAACAGAAATTTATTTAAAGGTGGTGAAACTTTAAACATAAGCTCTACAATTGGTTATGAGACTCAAGTTTCTGGTGGAGATAATTCAGGTTTAAGCAGTTTAGAATTAGGGTTAAAATCCGAATTAATTTTTCCAAGAGTAATATCTCCTTTTTCTTTTAGAGAAGATTTTTTCGAATATTCGATTCCAAAAACAAAAACGAGTTTAAGTGCAACCTATTTAAGCAGAAGTGAATTATATACGTTACTTTCTGGAACTGCACTTTTTGGTTATGTTTGGAACGCGAATAAATATATTACATACGAATTCAACCCAATCTCTGTAAATTACACACGCTTATCGAATACAACACCAGAATTTGAGCAAATATTAGAAGATAATCCATTTTTAAAGCGAAGTTTCGATCAGCAATTTATATCGGGTTTAACCTTTGCTTTTACGTATAATGAAATGGTAAGCTCATCAAAAACTCATCAATTTTATGTAAATAGTACTTTAGATGTTGCAGGAAATTCTATTAGTTTATTTGATAAAGAATCGTCTACAAGCACATCAAAAGAATTTTTAGGATTAGAATACGCACAATATGCAAAAGCCGATGTTGATTTTAGATATCATTTTAATTTTGGTAGAAATAAAGAACAAAAAATAGCAACAAGATTATTTGCAGGTTATGGTTTGGCTTATGGAAATTCTGATGTTGTGCCCTTTGTTAAACAATATTTTTCTGGAGGTCCTTATAGTGTTAGAGCGTTCAATATTCGTTCTTTAGGACCAGGAACTTATGCAGATACCACTTCAGAAGACAACAGTTCTTTTTTCGATAGAACAGGTAATATTCGTTTAGAAGCCAATATTGAATATCGTTTTCCTATTTATTCTTTCTTTAAAGGCGCTGTTTTTGCTGATGCTGGAAACGTGTGGAATTCTTTTGCAAACCCAAGTTTTAATGGGCAAGATAAATTCACGTCAAACTTTATAAACGAATTAGGAATGGGAGCAGGAGTTGGTTTGCGAATTGATGTGCAAGGTTTTGTAATTCGTTTTGATTTAGCTGCGCCTTTTCACGATCCTGGTTTGCCAGAAGGAGAACGCTTAGATTTTAGGTTTGATGAGCCAGTTTTAAACTTTGCAATTGGGTATTCTTTTTAA
- the ccoN gene encoding cytochrome-c oxidase, cbb3-type subunit I, with translation MEMQQFYYDNKIVKKFIYATLIWGIVGFSVGLLLAFMFLFPNVTDGISWLSFGRLRPLHTNAVIFAFVGNAIYAGVYYSLQRLLKARMASNFLSNFNFWGWQAIIVAAAITLPLGYTSSKEYAELEWPIDIMIALVWVAFGVNMIWTILQRRQRHLYVAIWFYLGTFVTVAVLHIFNSLALPVGFLKSYSVYAGVQDALVQWWYGHNAVAFFLTTPFLGLMYYFVPKAANRPVYSYRLSIVHFWSLIFIYIWAGPHHLLYTSLPNWAQNLGVAFSIMLLAPSWGGMINGLLTLRGAWDKVRTDPVLKFMVVAITGYGMATFEGPMLSLKNVNAIAHFSDWIIAHVHVGALAWNGFFTFGMLYWMIPRMFKTTLYSKSLANFHFWIGTLGIILYALPMYVAGFVQASMWKQFNPDGSLTYGNFLETVNEIIPMYWMRAIGGTMFIIGAIVMLYNVVRTVKQGSGVEDELAEATALTKISKHRRKGEGYHTWLERKPIKLTIFATIAILIGGIIQIVPTLLVKSNIPTISSVKPYTPLELEGRDLYIREGCVGCHSQMVRPFRSEVERYGEYSKAGEFVYDHPFLWGSKRTGPDLHRIGSKYSDSWHLNHFYDPQSISPGSIMPSYKWLIRSKLDKSNTVTKMEAMVSLGVPYSDEEIANAQALMDAQGKQIEENLYQDPDFAESYEADKKYAKENGQDFVEMKDREVVAIIAYIQRLGTDIKVKDEQKITKN, from the coding sequence ATGGAGATGCAACAGTTTTATTATGACAATAAAATAGTCAAGAAGTTTATTTATGCTACCCTAATTTGGGGGATAGTTGGTTTTAGTGTTGGTTTGCTTTTGGCATTTATGTTTTTATTCCCAAATGTAACTGACGGAATTTCGTGGTTAAGTTTTGGACGTTTAAGACCTTTACATACCAATGCTGTAATTTTCGCCTTTGTTGGTAATGCAATTTACGCTGGGGTTTATTATTCTTTGCAACGATTGCTAAAAGCAAGAATGGCAAGTAACTTTTTAAGTAATTTTAACTTTTGGGGTTGGCAAGCAATTATTGTTGCAGCAGCAATTACACTTCCTTTAGGGTATACATCATCAAAAGAATATGCAGAATTAGAATGGCCTATAGATATTATGATTGCTTTGGTTTGGGTTGCATTTGGTGTAAACATGATTTGGACAATCTTACAGAGAAGACAACGTCATTTATACGTAGCAATTTGGTTCTATTTAGGAACTTTTGTAACAGTTGCAGTTCTACATATTTTTAACAGTTTAGCATTGCCTGTTGGTTTCTTAAAAAGTTACTCAGTATATGCAGGTGTGCAAGATGCACTTGTGCAATGGTGGTATGGACACAATGCAGTAGCGTTTTTCTTAACAACACCGTTTTTAGGATTGATGTATTATTTTGTTCCTAAAGCAGCAAACAGACCTGTATATTCTTATAGATTATCAATTGTGCATTTTTGGTCTTTAATCTTTATTTATATCTGGGCAGGACCTCACCATTTATTATACACTTCTTTGCCAAACTGGGCTCAAAATTTAGGAGTTGCATTTTCTATTATGTTATTAGCACCATCTTGGGGTGGTATGATCAATGGACTTTTAACTTTAAGAGGTGCTTGGGATAAAGTAAGAACAGATCCTGTTTTAAAATTTATGGTAGTTGCAATTACTGGTTATGGAATGGCAACTTTTGAAGGACCCATGTTATCACTTAAAAACGTAAATGCAATTGCTCACTTTAGTGATTGGATTATTGCTCACGTTCATGTTGGTGCATTAGCTTGGAATGGTTTCTTCACATTTGGTATGCTATATTGGATGATTCCAAGAATGTTTAAAACTACTTTATACTCTAAATCATTAGCTAATTTCCATTTTTGGATTGGAACTTTAGGAATTATATTATATGCTTTACCAATGTATGTGGCAGGTTTTGTGCAAGCATCAATGTGGAAACAATTTAATCCTGATGGATCTTTAACGTATGGTAATTTCTTAGAAACAGTAAACGAAATTATTCCTATGTATTGGATGCGCGCTATTGGTGGAACCATGTTTATAATTGGAGCTATTGTAATGTTGTACAATGTTGTAAGAACCGTAAAACAAGGAAGTGGAGTAGAAGATGAGTTAGCAGAAGCTACAGCTTTAACAAAAATTTCTAAACACAGAAGAAAAGGTGAAGGTTACCATACTTGGTTAGAAAGAAAACCTATCAAATTAACAATTTTTGCAACAATTGCCATTTTAATTGGAGGTATTATTCAAATTGTACCAACGTTGTTAGTAAAATCTAACATCCCAACTATAAGTAGTGTAAAACCTTATACACCTTTAGAATTAGAAGGACGTGATTTATATATTAGAGAAGGTTGTGTAGGTTGTCATTCACAAATGGTAAGACCTTTTAGGAGTGAAGTAGAACGTTATGGAGAATACTCTAAAGCAGGAGAATTTGTGTATGATCATCCATTTTTATGGGGAAGTAAACGTACAGGACCAGATTTACATAGAATTGGATCAAAATATTCTGATAGTTGGCATTTAAATCATTTTTATGATCCACAAAGCATCTCTCCAGGTTCTATAATGCCATCTTATAAATGGTTAATTAGAAGTAAGCTAGATAAATCGAATACTGTAACTAAAATGGAAGCAATGGTTTCTTTAGGTGTTCCTTATTCTGATGAAGAAATTGCAAATGCACAAGCTTTAATGGATGCTCAAGGAAAACAAATCGAAGAGAATTTATATCAAGATCCAGATTTTGCTGAAAGTTATGAGGCTGATAAAAAATATGCTAAAGAAAACGGACAAGACTTTGTGGAAATGAAGGATAGAGAAGTTGTCGCAATTATTGCCTATATACAAAGATTAGGGACAGATATTAAAGTTAAAGACGAACAAAAAATTACTAAAAACTAA
- the ccoS gene encoding cbb3-type cytochrome oxidase assembly protein CcoS produces the protein MSVIYLLLTLSILVAIVFFIAFIYSVKKGQYDDSYTPSVRMLFDDELVKEDKKNK, from the coding sequence ATGAGCGTAATATACCTACTACTAACACTAAGTATTCTAGTGGCAATTGTATTCTTTATTGCATTTATTTATTCAGTAAAAAAAGGGCAGTATGATGATTCATACACGCCTTCAGTTAGAATGCTGTTTGATGATGAACTCGTAAAAGAAGATAAAAAAAACAAGTAA